Part of the Tidjanibacter massiliensis genome is shown below.
CTGCCGGACACGGTACGCCGCTTCGTTGTCGGCGGCCTCCAGGCTGTCCTCGTAGGCCCCGTACACGTCGGTGGTCACGAAAAAGGCGAGCTGGCCCTCCGACCGCATGTTGCGCAGCTCCTCGGAAGCATTGTCCCATACCGACCTGAGACGTTCGTCCGCATTGTCGGCCGACACCGATTCGTACATTTCTGTCGGTATCTCCTGCTCCTCCGCATCAGAAAGGATGCGGTGCAGGAAGCCGTCGAATGTATTCAGCCCCTCTTCGCGCGCAGTCTTGCCCAGCCACATGGTGGCACGCACGCTCTCCATGATGGCCTGGCGGAAAAGGGCCGTTTCGGCCGCTTCGAGTTCCGTACCGGTCAGGTCGTCGAGCTGCGTCAGGGCACTCTGGGCAAGGCTGTCGTACACGAGCGAAAAATACTCGTCGGCCGAATAGCTCATCTCGGCCTTCACGCGGTGAAGCTCAATCGTCTTCGTGTAACGCTCCGCCGAAGCCGAACCGTTCCACCCCGCGCTCGTATATTTATGGAGCACGTCGTCGGGACGGTGCCAGAAATGAAGCCTCGTCGGAGCGGGCATGTTGTACATCACCTTGATACCCAACTCCCTCGCACCCTCGTCGGCAAACAGGGGACGGAAAAAGATATTCTCCAGCTCCTTGCCAAGATAGGTCTTGGCATTCTCAATCTTACTCATTGTCGTCCAATCGAATTTAAAAGTTTGCAATATACGGCCCTCTTCAAGGCAGGGCCGCTCCCGCCTCTTCCGTATCCGGTACGCTGCCGGCACCTCCGCCCGCCGGAAGGAGGACGCACAACCCCGCTCCGTCCGATGCTGCGGACCGTCAGCTCCGTACCCGCATGTTCATGGCATCCTGGCGATACGCCTCCTCGTTCGGCGTGGGACGGTACTCCTCCGTAGCAGGGTCTTCCACCGCTTTCGTAAGCGTAGGAAGCGCCTCCTCCTGCCCCGTTCCCCACGAGGGAGGCAACGCGGCATCCGAAGGCAGCCGTCCTTCCGGTCCGGCCGGGACATCGGAGAGACCGGCGGCGACAGCCGTCTCCCCATCCGTTTTGCCTGCCGCAGAAGGGTCCGCCGCTTTCTTCCCCTGCGCCGACAGGAAACGCCTGAAAAGCCTCGACAGCGCCCCCATCCTTCGGACAACGCGTTCTGCAAGGCCGCTGCACCGCTCTCTGCCGGTTACATCCGGCGGAGGCATCAGGCCGAAGAGCCGGCACAGCGTTCCGATATCCCCGCAGCCGTCGGGCATCTCACCCGACGCACAGTTCACAGGCGACGGAATGACCGTATCGGCGAGCCCTGCCTCCACCGTTTCGCCGGGCGTCAGCCACCGACCCTTCCCGCCGTTCTCGTTCATCAGCGCCGCAAACCCGGCAACCGGACGCCCCGAACGCGACGCATAGATGTCCGCTATCCGTTCGTCCGTCCGGTCGAGCAGCTCCTTGGCCGCCGACAGCGACCGGGAGTTCCCCTCCGCCGCACTCTCCGAACAGTGGATGAGATAGAACGCATTCGACGATATTTCGCGGCAGCCGGGCGACGCAGCCTGCGCAATGACGGTAGCCGCCGAAGCCACATACCCGTAACAGCGCGTCACCACCTCGGCACCGAGCCCCTGCAGGGCGTCGAATATCAACAGGGCATCGTTCACATCGCCACCCGCGGAACGGATGTTCACCACCACCCGCGGAGCCTGTACCGCCGCCACGGCAGCCAGCGCCTCCGCGAAACGGGCATAGGTAGCCACCCGCCCTCCGGGCTCCAGAAACTGCGTCTGTTCCGGAACCCCTATCACTCCCTCTATGTCTATGACAGCCTCGGACGCGCTGCCGTTAATCCTGATATCTGACAACATCTCACAAAAACCGTTTAAACCGTATCGCTCCGACCGACGCACGTCAGGCCAGATTGACCTCCTTGTAGTAATACATGCACTTGCGAACGTATTCGTAGGAGCAGCAGAACTTTTCGGCAGCCATGTACATGGCATCGACCTTGCCCGTTCCGCGGCCCACGAGTTCGTTCACATACTCCCTCACCACCAATACTTTACACCGGACCGTATCCACTACGCCCATGCGAATGAGCCTTTCGACCACTTCGCCGGCATGATGGCCGGGAAACATCCGCTCCACCTCACCTATCAACTGCTTGTCGTAAACCGTCAATGTCATCGCACTTCGCTTTTCAATCTGTTCCGTATGCCGTCTCCGCACAAAGGCAGAACCGGCCGTTAAAAAAACGTCTGTTCCACGACGCCCTTCACGGCGTTCTGCGCCTGGGTAATGTCCGATTCGAGAACATAGAGCGTCGTTCCCGCAAGTACCCTCCGCACAATATCCTCCACTTCGGCCGCCGTGACGGGGCGTCCAGCTCCCTCTTCCGCGCCTCCGCCCGCCGCGGGCCACTCGGCCTCCTGCGTACCGTACATCGTCGTGAATACCGCTGCCTCTACCCGGGCATAGGGCAAGGCCCCGCCCTGCGCCTGCCCTGCCGGAGCGGCGCTGTTTTTCCTTACTGTCATAAAATCAACCGTTTAAACTATCTTCGTAAAAATGCACCGCGTCGAGGGTGAGGAGGGATGGTAGTCGCACACCTCCTCCAGCCGCCAGTCGCTCCACTCACCGTCGACATACAGTCTGAAACGGGCCCGGAAATCCCGCATCAGGTAGTTCGGACGGATAAGTGCTTCGATGTCGTCCGACCAAAGCCGCACCCAGGCCTCCAGCCGCACCCCTCCGGCGTACACCGCCACCAGACCGTCCCACCAGCGGTGCAGCCCCGCCGCCCCGTCCCGGTCTTCGTAACAAAGCGTACGTCCTGCATCCGACTCTTCCGGCAGCACGCAATCCGACACCCCGCCGCAGGGCGATTCCGGCACGATGATGCCGGAGGGACACTCCGGCGCATGAAATGCGGCGAAAGGATAGGACTCTGCGAAGCCGGGCCAATCCCACCGCTCTCCCCGGGGCAGCTCTCGAAGGCCGAAGTAGTGCACCACCTTGGCGGGAAAATTGAGGTCGTCCGTCCCCTCCGACGACGCATCCATGTCTCCCGCTGCAACTACCGAAGCCGACGGGGCCGACGAGACGAAGCCGGTGAGATTGACCGACGTGGTGAAAAGCGGATTCTCGTACACCCTCTCCTGCGACCATCGCCACGGATTCCCCGTCTGCACGCTCCACCGGCCCAACCGACCGCCGTTGGCCGTATTGAAGGCAGCCGATGCCCCGTCGCCGCTGCGATACTCCCATGTGAGCGTACCGGGCACATCCGCAGCGAGTTCGCTCACCTTCCACGGCCGCGAAAGGTCGAGCCGGTCACTCCAGTCCACCACCGTGTCGTTGCGGTAGAAGAGTTCCCGCGGCTCGGCATAGACCGTCCGCCCCGGCTCGTCGGTGTAGAAACAGAGACCGAACATCTCCCGCAGGGCATTCACCACCTGCATGCGGTTCATGTCGTGGGCCCCCGCCTCGGCGAACGAGAGCGTATCGCCCAGCACCGGGTGAGGCAGAAAAACCGGACGCACCTCCGCCTCCACCAACCGGAACGGCATTCCCTCATCCGCCCCCGCGAAATAGAGGGTGTCGAAATATTTCGGTGAACCGGGCGTCACGGTCTCGGCAGCACTCCGGAGCGTAACTTCCACCTCCGTCTCCCCCGTCTCGGCGACGTAACCGTCGTAGAGGGCCCAATCCCCGACGAAATCGACGAAACTCCCCGACGCCTCCTGCCGCTGCATCCGCAAGTTCCCATAAGTGCCGGCCACCCCGGTACTCACCTTGACGGAACGCGAATAGAATTGGGCAAGCGTACGCTGAACGACCGTCCCCGTCCCGGTACGGCAGTCGGCGACGAGACGGTACGACAGCCCCTCCTCGTGGTCGAAAACGATGCACAGGAACTCCTTGCCCGTCCGGAATTCGTTCCGTCTGTCAGGAAACCGGTTGGCTATCCGGAACCGATGCAACTGCCCGCCTCCGAGATAAATCCGGTCGAAACCGGCCAGACGGTCACTGCCCGCCATACGGTAGCCGGTGACATAGCGCAGCCTGTACTCGAACCCGACCGCAACGCTGTAAGGGGGAACGAAAACCACCCGCTCTCCGTCGCGCCGAAAACATCCGCCCCGGGTGAATACCCGCTTCAGCGACACACCGTCACGCTCTTCGTCCGGGTCGGCCGTATCGACGATATTCCCCACGGTGTTGTAGGCCGCCAGCGGGTCGGCATACACCCGGCCTCCGCTGTCGGCGGTCGTCGCCGCCTCCCCGAAACGCGCCGCCAAAAAATCCATCCGCGAACGCAACAGGGTCGCGTCGCGTGTGGGGTAGTTGCCGCTCATGTACAGGGAATCGAAATAGGCACTGTCCACGAAAGCGGAGACGAGCCGATACCCGGCCTCCTCGAAAATGGCATGCAGTACCGACCGGAGATGGATGAAAGGGTGGTAATCCGTCTCCGTGAGTACGCGCTGGGCAGGCACGAGCCCGACCGAAGCGTTCTGCGGTTCATAACGCTGTCGCTGCAGGGGCAGCCACCGTACGGGTACCGGCGCCGTCCAGCTCCCGGCGATGGATTCGCCGTCCAGTTTGAAAGCATAATCGGGGAAAAGCGAAGAGAAGGTATGCTGCATGGCATGCACGGCCCACCGCTTTCCGGCACCGATGATATTGAACCGATACCGGCCCCCCTCCTCCTCCCGTTCGCAGGCCGTGAGCATGACATGCCCCTCCATTATCACACAGCCCTCTTGCTCCAGTCGCGCCGTGTGGAGCGAGGCATTGAACCTGTCACGGGCCATGAGCTGTTCGCAGTCGCCCATGAGTTCCCTGTTT
Proteins encoded:
- a CDS encoding Clp protease ClpP, with translation MLSDIRINGSASEAVIDIEGVIGVPEQTQFLEPGGRVATYARFAEALAAVAAVQAPRVVVNIRSAGGDVNDALLIFDALQGLGAEVVTRCYGYVASAATVIAQAASPGCREISSNAFYLIHCSESAAEGNSRSLSAAKELLDRTDERIADIYASRSGRPVAGFAALMNENGGKGRWLTPGETVEAGLADTVIPSPVNCASGEMPDGCGDIGTLCRLFGLMPPPDVTGRERCSGLAERVVRRMGALSRLFRRFLSAQGKKAADPSAAGKTDGETAVAAGLSDVPAGPEGRLPSDAALPPSWGTGQEEALPTLTKAVEDPATEEYRPTPNEEAYRQDAMNMRVRS